CCTTTGCGGGTATTAAACACCAATGGAAAACCGGTCTTCTTTTCAGAACACATCGCTTTCTCTTGGTGTATCATATCTCTCCCTTCCACGCTTCAGTTTATCCCTTTGGTTAATTTGCGAAGCAATCTACGAGCTCCTTATAAGCTTTTAATGATTCTTTATAATCGGTTAATGCCTTTTTAAAATTTAAATAGTTTGCGTAATCAGCGAGTCTTTTTGCCTTTGCCATTCTACGGGTTACAATTTTGTCCTCAATTTTTCCCCCTATTACATACCCTGGGCATATAGCCAAAAATATGCCGAGCAAAAAAGGGATACCTGTATTCAGAAATAGAAAAAGGGAAATTATAATGTTTGCAATTATTGACAATAAGATGATTGACCCGTTTTTCCCCTGGTTTACTTTATCAAAGTAATTCATGCGCTCCAGCGTTAAACCAAACTGTTCAACAGCCGGTGGATTCGGTGGAATTGGTGTCATAATCTATTTTCTTGGACCTATGTATAAAGACTGTATTAATTTTTTAATTTCTTCCTATAACAAAAAAGTCCAGTAAGTCCGGTGCCAAAAAGGAACAGCGTGGCAGGTTCGGGAACGGGAGTAGCCTTGAGGCTTACATTATCAAAATTGGTTTGTACACCATTACTTATCAGCATTATTTGCAGAGATTTGCCTAAGTTTGGGTCGGTTAAAGAGGCAGTGTATGTTATTGATGACGGCATGAAGAGGCCAGCCGGATACAATGAGTTATTATCACTTGCGATAACATTTCCCCCAGCGAGTAACTCAATGCTATAACCGGGACATGCATTAGGGTTAGAACTATACCCAACGTATGCCGTTAATTCATAGGTAGTATTTGGAGATAGTGTCGCTGTTAAAGTCTGAAATATTGTTCCTCCGTTACTAAAGGCTACATTCATTCCATCGGGAATCCCTGAAGGGTAATATGAGTCTTCAAATTTTGCTGTTCCAGCGTTCCCAGTGAAATCCCAGCCAACTATAGAATCAATCCACTCTCTGCTTCCCGGTGGTACAAAATAAGGGGCGTAAACTTCAGTATATATATTTTGGTTTAGATTATCTATTGATATTGCTTTAGTGTAAGGATCATGGATTTCAAAAGATGAATTATTAATAGAAATGAAATCTGCAAATGCTGACCCTGTACCGGCTATTATGAACCAAAATAAAATTATTAAAACTCTTACGATGAATATCTTTATCTTCATATCTTCCCCCTTTTTGAACATTTAAGT
The Pseudomonadota bacterium genome window above contains:
- a CDS encoding PEP-CTERM sorting domain-containing protein, whose translation is MKIKIFIVRVLIILFWFIIAGTGSAFADFISINNSSFEIHDPYTKAISIDNLNQNIYTEVYAPYFVPPGSREWIDSIVGWDFTGNAGTAKFEDSYYPSGIPDGMNVAFSNGGTIFQTLTATLSPNTTYELTAYVGYSSNPNACPGYSIELLAGGNVIASDNNSLYPAGLFMPSSITYTASLTDPNLGKSLQIMLISNGVQTNFDNVSLKATPVPEPATLFLFGTGLTGLFCYRKKLKN